Proteins encoded together in one Vicinamibacterales bacterium window:
- a CDS encoding DPP IV N-terminal domain-containing protein: MMMQRNRTQAMCLAVVVIASVGLLGATASAQDRLKSMPGYERYQKMSKEIPSAFKSGAVTVTWKDGGAALEYPKDGKIYRYDLARKQTSEVGPEPTPEEGGGRGRPSGPERGRQVASSPSPNGKLKAFYRDRNLWLSDAAGGNDARITTDGSERDRIKYGTASWVYGEELRQTTAMWWSPDSTKVAYYRFDEKQVPDYHLQTDQTKLYSRDDVEAYPKAGQPNPIVELFVYDVASKKSVRVDVRDGRPFDNNVVGHYVYNVAWSPDGTELLFNRTNRRQNTLEVIAANPTTGTCRTVIHEEWPTSWIENSPTMLFLKDGRRFVWGSERNGWKNFYLYDITGKLLVPLTTSSTCENDAIIRIDEDAKLMFYTARDGDNYLKVQLHRVGLDGKGDVRLTDPAFNHAIGSCLPRSGGRARAVPGAPACSLSPDGRYFIDIAQTHDVPPTTRLMDMTGKAVAELAASDVTKLTELGLRKAEMFTFKAADGKTVLRGLISFPSNFDPTKKYPALVSVYGGPGSSGSTARETFVAPNLSAEYGFLILNLDSRSAPGMGKRQLDTVYLKLGQVEMDDMAEGVKALWSRPYFDKDRVGMYGTSYGGYSSLMCVLRHPEVFRVASASSPPTAWYHYDTIYTERFMWIPEENKAGYEAGSAMTYADTLNGRLLIYYGTADNNVHPTNSMQLIAALQKANKSFEVQVGPDAGHSGVRTDRMMEFFIENLVINKPPAAGER, encoded by the coding sequence ATGATGATGCAGCGGAACAGGACCCAGGCGATGTGCCTTGCAGTGGTGGTGATTGCCTCGGTCGGCCTCCTCGGCGCCACCGCGTCGGCGCAGGACCGTCTGAAGTCGATGCCGGGCTACGAGCGATACCAGAAGATGAGCAAGGAGATCCCGTCAGCCTTCAAATCCGGGGCCGTGACGGTGACCTGGAAGGACGGTGGAGCCGCGCTCGAGTATCCGAAGGACGGCAAGATCTATCGGTACGATCTTGCCAGGAAGCAGACCTCCGAGGTCGGACCAGAACCGACGCCGGAGGAAGGTGGCGGACGCGGACGGCCGTCCGGGCCGGAACGCGGCCGGCAGGTGGCCTCCTCACCCTCTCCAAACGGGAAACTCAAGGCCTTCTACCGCGATCGCAACCTGTGGCTGAGCGATGCCGCTGGCGGCAACGACGCCAGGATCACAACCGACGGCAGCGAGCGGGACCGCATCAAATACGGCACTGCCAGTTGGGTGTACGGTGAGGAACTGCGGCAGACGACGGCGATGTGGTGGTCGCCGGACAGCACGAAGGTGGCCTACTACCGTTTCGACGAGAAGCAAGTACCCGACTACCACCTCCAGACGGACCAGACGAAACTCTACAGCCGCGACGATGTGGAGGCCTATCCGAAGGCGGGTCAGCCGAATCCGATCGTCGAGCTGTTCGTCTACGACGTCGCGTCGAAGAAGTCCGTCCGCGTGGACGTGCGCGACGGCAGGCCGTTCGACAACAACGTGGTCGGGCACTACGTCTACAACGTCGCCTGGTCGCCGGATGGGACCGAACTGCTCTTCAACCGCACCAACCGGCGCCAGAACACTCTCGAAGTGATCGCGGCGAACCCGACCACGGGCACCTGCCGAACCGTCATCCACGAGGAATGGCCGACAAGCTGGATCGAGAACAGCCCGACGATGCTGTTTCTCAAGGACGGCAGGCGGTTCGTCTGGGGATCCGAGCGGAACGGCTGGAAGAACTTCTACCTGTACGACATCACCGGCAAGCTGCTGGTCCCGCTCACGACGAGCAGCACCTGCGAGAACGACGCCATCATCAGAATCGATGAGGACGCGAAGCTGATGTTCTACACGGCGCGAGACGGCGACAACTACTTGAAAGTGCAATTGCACCGTGTTGGACTCGATGGCAAGGGCGATGTGCGGCTGACCGACCCCGCGTTCAATCACGCGATCGGCAGTTGTCTGCCGAGATCAGGCGGTCGCGCGCGCGCCGTCCCGGGCGCGCCAGCGTGCAGCCTGTCTCCCGACGGAAGGTACTTCATCGACATCGCGCAGACCCACGACGTGCCGCCCACGACCCGGCTGATGGACATGACCGGCAAGGCCGTCGCCGAACTGGCGGCGAGCGACGTCACGAAGCTGACCGAACTCGGGCTGAGGAAGGCCGAGATGTTCACGTTCAAGGCGGCGGACGGCAAGACCGTTTTGCGCGGCCTCATCAGCTTTCCGTCGAACTTCGACCCGACGAAGAAGTACCCCGCCCTCGTCTCGGTGTACGGCGGGCCAGGTTCGTCCGGCAGCACGGCGCGCGAGACGTTCGTCGCACCGAACTTGTCGGCAGAATACGGGTTTCTCATCCTGAACCTCGACTCTCGATCGGCGCCCGGCATGGGAAAACGCCAGCTCGACACGGTCTACCTGAAGCTCGGACAGGTCGAGATGGACGACATGGCCGAGGGCGTGAAGGCGCTCTGGAGCCGGCCCTATTTCGACAAGGATCGCGTCGGCATGTACGGGACGTCGTATGGCGGGTACTCCTCCTTGATGTGCGTCCTGCGGCATCCGGAGGTGTTCCGCGTGGCGTCGGCGTCGTCGCCGCCGACCGCGTGGTACCACTACGATACGATCTATACCGAACGGTTCATGTGGATTCCGGAAGAGAACAAGGCGGGCTACGAGGCCGGGAGCGCGATGACGTACGCGGACACGCTGAATGGCCGCCTCCTGATCTACTACGGCACCGCGGACAACAATGTCCATCCGACCAATTCCATGCAGCTGATCGCGGCGCTCCAGAAGGCCAACAAGAGCTTCGAGGTGCAGGTCGGGCCCGATGCCGGCCACTCCGGCGTGCGCACCGACCGGATGATGGAGTTCTTCATCGAGAACCTCGTCATCAACAAGCCGCCAGCCGCCGGCGAGCGGTGA
- the ggt gene encoding gamma-glutamyltransferase — translation MRYLSATVLLIGLMLVPAGDHLQGQTGQAASPRPANAELATFPSAWSYKPGAQAPGAPNGMVVSNCALATDAGVEILKAGGNAVDAAVAVGFALAVAYPEAGNIGGGGYSVVRLADGRMSALDYRETAPATSSRDMFIGANGKPTDQSLIGHRASGVPGSVAGLLALLEKHGSLPRAKALAPAIRLARDGFIVDEIFHMSIRQNATLIKRYAGAALFLPGGQPPAIGTRFVQADLARTLEHIASDGASGFYSGPVADAVVAEMKRGSGTITAADLAGYAPAWRTPLVGSYRGHSLLAMPPSSSGGVTVVETLNILETWPDIAPWNSPAALHRQAAAFQRAFVDRNGTLGDPDFVKMPLERLVSKAYARSLAAGIGARRATPTSQLPAAAKEGTNTTNYCVVDRVGNAVVITTTINSLYGSGVWVPGGGFFLNNEMDDFAVQPGTPNQFGLVQGEANAIAPGRRMLSAMAPTIVLDPAGQVLMLVGGRGGPRIITAVVQAIVNLIDHHMRLADAVGAPRIHHQALPDVLQYEKGGVPPEVVAALTAMGYKTEAGATGSLTAIARTKTGWEGLFDPRKHGRAAGY, via the coding sequence ATGCGCTATCTCTCTGCGACCGTACTCCTCATCGGCCTGATGTTGGTGCCTGCCGGAGACCACCTGCAAGGCCAGACGGGCCAAGCCGCTTCACCGCGTCCGGCAAACGCCGAACTGGCAACCTTTCCGTCGGCATGGAGCTACAAGCCCGGCGCTCAGGCGCCCGGCGCGCCGAACGGGATGGTGGTGTCCAACTGCGCGCTGGCTACCGACGCCGGCGTCGAGATTCTGAAGGCGGGCGGCAACGCGGTGGATGCCGCCGTCGCGGTCGGCTTCGCCCTTGCCGTCGCCTACCCGGAAGCCGGCAACATCGGGGGTGGTGGCTACTCAGTCGTGCGCTTGGCCGACGGCCGGATGAGCGCGCTCGACTACCGCGAGACGGCTCCGGCCACCTCGTCGCGTGACATGTTCATCGGCGCGAACGGCAAGCCTACGGATCAGAGTCTGATCGGCCACCGTGCGTCGGGCGTGCCCGGCAGCGTCGCAGGCCTGCTCGCGCTGCTCGAGAAGCACGGAAGCCTGCCGCGCGCGAAAGCGCTGGCGCCGGCCATTCGCCTGGCCCGCGACGGCTTCATCGTCGACGAAATCTTCCACATGTCGATCCGGCAGAACGCCACCCTCATCAAGCGTTACGCCGGTGCCGCGCTGTTCCTGCCCGGCGGTCAGCCGCCCGCGATCGGCACGCGGTTCGTCCAGGCCGACCTCGCGCGTACGCTGGAACACATCGCCTCGGACGGCGCCTCGGGCTTCTACAGCGGTCCGGTGGCGGATGCCGTCGTCGCCGAGATGAAGCGGGGCTCCGGCACCATCACCGCTGCCGATCTCGCCGGCTATGCGCCCGCCTGGCGCACGCCGCTCGTCGGGAGCTACCGAGGTCACTCCCTGCTCGCGATGCCGCCGTCCTCCTCAGGCGGCGTCACGGTCGTGGAAACCTTGAACATCTTGGAAACGTGGCCGGACATCGCGCCATGGAACAGCCCAGCCGCTCTCCATCGGCAGGCGGCGGCGTTCCAGCGGGCGTTCGTCGACCGGAACGGGACGCTCGGCGATCCCGACTTCGTGAAGATGCCGCTCGAGCGCCTGGTGAGCAAGGCATACGCCCGGTCACTGGCGGCAGGCATCGGCGCACGCCGGGCGACACCAACGAGCCAGCTGCCGGCGGCCGCGAAGGAAGGCACGAACACGACGAACTACTGCGTCGTGGACCGCGTGGGGAATGCGGTCGTCATCACCACGACCATCAACAGCCTCTACGGCTCGGGCGTCTGGGTACCTGGCGGCGGCTTCTTCCTCAACAACGAGATGGACGACTTCGCGGTGCAGCCCGGCACGCCGAACCAGTTCGGCCTGGTGCAGGGCGAGGCCAACGCGATTGCGCCGGGCAGGCGGATGCTGTCGGCGATGGCACCGACGATCGTGCTCGACCCTGCGGGCCAGGTGCTGATGCTCGTGGGCGGTCGCGGCGGGCCCCGAATCATCACCGCGGTGGTTCAGGCCATCGTCAATCTCATCGATCACCACATGCGGCTGGCCGATGCCGTCGGTGCCCCGCGCATCCACCATCAGGCCCTGCCCGA